One Elgaria multicarinata webbii isolate HBS135686 ecotype San Diego chromosome 7, rElgMul1.1.pri, whole genome shotgun sequence DNA window includes the following coding sequences:
- the ESCO1 gene encoding N-acetyltransferase ESCO1 isoform X1 encodes MLSLDANVRNVFFTDQYISSTETELIYKTVPVKMAAQKRKSMLVEPPAKRRKLDKNNKSVTTSKERKLLDAKHVSNKKTVLKKEMHKVCTKTNRSAVNKSIHRSSRPSSQTKRAQKHPKQTLNELKKKTCKTVCGKRTSLKSLGKLSSTKTSLKTSKTKHAKYLNSTKTRICSRGKGKPSAVKSKTSHESKKQKKSSAETKKCPTEAACNRYSALRIKSTHKNLCSETKLKNSKKDTTKTSKYLKSSNVNLEVLNSKNLCAKKSAPQNPEPTRAKTFGDKKTFDSDQEKISTRSMGTNSNKSAVRIRQEQLHFTKTKAVSRKEMVQEFSKSRHTVSHDERQTRKSPRLLQSPIVPTKSLRSRKIKEGPVPTTKQCIQMKKQVPCIKKEKVEYFQQKMEEKPLKNDDCKNLGREITSFEKIDSLKDNKHEDFKSNDLTASQDTLRESRNNLDCVLQESRIEPANTISCSMTSTCSIISKEKKTVPRNGKLSVKAKRVLPAPLNLKPAYQPEEVMKSKKISILELCEEIAGEIESDTVEVKRDSPNAEYGKEEERDTVVELPQPVISTDEETKQNSQCKRFFPSKKGMPVKCTVNGRHSIANKNSKWTKIKLTKVNHVNQTLSNSSNTSKHSFLKSTVPEGQQAGAVEIHLPESQRKLIQSQNNGNTTYDQKSNTACFEGIQTKDRMSHVEEPTIQAIENGLFETKHCSEPTADESFNLHLDSSPENTPMKIITAQPPVKQVKKDTAEIKSQGPAPKQLVRTLFANKIPEMNESRAGSPKISLASKCGGFLSPEEHIQKLREAAKDSDKQLIIDAGQKRFGAISCNVCGMLYTASNPEDETQHLLFHNQFISAVKYVGWKKERILAEYPDGKMIMVLPDDPKYALRKVDEIREMVDNDLGFQQAPLTCSRTKTLLFISNDKKVTGCLIAEHIQWGYRVIEEKIPEVSSENEKVTFERQKAWCCSTSPEPAICGISRIWVFSMMRRKKIASRMLECLRSNFIYGSYLSKEEIAFSDPTPDGKLFATQYFGTSQFLVYNFLSGQQPA; translated from the exons ATGCTCTCCTTGGATGCAAATGTAAGGAATGTGTTTTTCACAGATCAGTACATTTCTTCTACTGAGACAGAGCTCATTTATAAAACAGTACCTGTGA AAATGGCAGCACAAAAAAGAAAATCTATGCTAGTAGAACCCCCTGCTAAGCGTCGGAAACTGGATAAGAATAATAAATCAGTAACAACtagcaaagaaagaaaattgcttGATGCCAAACATGTATCAAATAAAAAGACAGTCCTGAAGAAAGAAATGCACAAAGTCTGTACCAAAACTAACAGGTCAGCTGTCAATAAATCCATACATAGATCGTCTAGACCATCTTCCCAAACTAAGCGAGCACAAAAACACCCCAAGCAGACTTTAAATGAATTAAAGAAGAAAACCTGTAAAACAGTATGTGGGAAAAGAACATCCTTGAAGTCTTTAGGTAAATTATCTTCTACAAAAACGTCCTTGAAAActtccaaaacaaaacatgcaaaatatCTGAACTCTACAAAGACCAGGATCTGTTCTAGAGGGAAAGGAAAACCCAGTGCTGTCAAAAGTAAGACTTCCCATGAAAGCAAGAAGCAAAAGAAGTCATCTGCAGAAACTAAAAAGTGTCCTACTGAAGCTGCATGTAATAGATATTCAGCATTGCGCATTAAATCTACGCATAAGAACCTGTGTTCTGAAACAAAATTGAAAAATTCCAAAAAGGATACAACTAAAACTAGTAAATATCTTAAAAGTAGCAATGTTAACTTAGAGGTTCTGAATTCCAAAAACCTTTGTGCAAAAAAATCAGCCCCTCAAAACCCTGAACCCACACGGGCTAAAACGTTTGGTGACAAAAAAACTTTTGATTCAGATCAGGAAAAAATATCTACAAGGTCAATGGGTACTAATTCTAACAAAAGTGCTGTCAGAATTCGGCAAGAGCAGTTACATTTCACCAAAACTAAGGCAGTATCTCGGAAGGAGATGGTACAGGAGTTTTCTAAGTCACGTCATACTGTTTCACATGATGAACGTCAAACTAGAAAGTCACCAAGATTGCTGCAATCACCTATTGTACCTACAAAATCCCTGCGTAGTAGAAAAATTAAAGAAGGACCTGTTCCTACTACAAAACAATGCATCCAGATGAAAAAACAGGTTCCatgtattaaaaaagaaaaggtggaatattTCCAGCAGAAAATGGAAGAGAAGCCCCTGAAAAATGATGATTGTAAAAACTTAGGAAGAGAAATAACAAGTTTTGAGAAAATTGATTCTTTGAAAGACAATAAACATGAAGATTTTAAAAGTAATGATTTGACTGCTTCTCAAGACACTCTAAGAGAATCAAGAAATAATCTTGATTGCGTTCTTCAAGAATCTAGGATTGAACCTGCCAACACAATTTCCTGCTCTATGACATCAACTTGCAGTATAATAAGTAAGGAAAAGAAGACTGTGCCCCGAAATGGAAAACTCAGTGTAAAAGCCAAGAGAGTTTTGCCGGCCCCATTGAATCTAAAACCTGCTTATCAGCCAGAGGAGGTGATGAAGTCCAAAAAGATTAGCATTCTTGAGCTATGTGAGGAAATTGCAGGTGAGATTGAGTCAGACACAGTGGAGGTAAAAAGAGATTCTCCTAATGCtgaatatggaaaggaggaagaaagagataCAGTGGTAGAGTTGCCACAGCCTGTAATATCTACTGATGAGGAAACTAAACAGAACTCCCAATGTAAGCGATTTTTTCCTAGCAAAAAAGGAATGCCTGTAAAATGTACTGTGAATGGCAGACATAGCATTGCAAACAAAAACTCTAAATGGACCAAAATAAAATTAACGAAGGTTAATCATGTGAATCAAACTCTTTCaaattcttcaaatacttcaaaacatAGTTTTTTAAAGAGCACTGTTCCAGAGGGACAGCAAGCAGGAGCTGTGGAAATACACCTTCCAGAAAGCCAAAGGAAATTGATACAATCACAAAACAATGGTAACACAACATATGATCAGAAGTCGAATACTGCTTGCTTTGAAGGAATCCAAACTAAAGATAGGATGTCACATGTTGAAGAGCCCACTATACAGGCTATAGAAAATGGTTTGTTTGAGACCAAGCATTGTTCTGAACCAACAGCAGATGAG AGCTTCAACTTACATTTGGACTCAAGTCCAGAAAATACACCAATGAAAATAATTACAGCACAGCCACCAGTGAAGCAAGTAAAAAAAGATACTGCAGAAATCAAATCTCAAG GTCCAGCTCCCAAACAGTTGGTTCGAACTTTATTTGCAAATAAAATCCCTGAGATGAATGAGAGCAG GGCAGGTTCGCCAAAGATTTCATTAGCATCAAAGTGTGGTGGCTTCCTTTCACCTGAAGAACATATTCAAAAATTAAGAGAAGCAGCAAAAGATAGTGATAAGCAGCTAATCATA GATGCAGGACAAAAACGATTTGGAGCCATTTCATGCAATGTTTGTGGGATGCTTTACACAGCTTCAAATCCTGAGGATGAAACTCAGCATCTGCTCTTTCACAACCAGTTTATAAGTGCTGTAAAATATGTG ggctggaaaaaagagagaattttGGCTGAGTATCCTGATGGCAAGATGATAATGGTACTTCCCGATGATCCAAAATATGCGCTAAGAAAG GTTGATGAGATCAGAGAGATGGTAGATAATGACCTGGGATTTCAACAAGCTCCTCTTACATGCTCCAGAACTAAgacactattatttatttctaatgaTAAAAAAGTAACTGGCTGCTTAATTGCAGAACATATTCAGTGG GGGTATAGAGTTATTGAAGAAAAGATTCCAGAAGTTAGTTCAGAAAATGAGAAAGTCACGTTTGAAAGGCAAAAAGCTTGGTGCTGCTCAACATCTCCTGAGCCTGCTATCTGTGGCATTAGTCGCATCTGGGTGTTCAGCATGATGCGACGGAAGAAAATTGCTTCTCGGATGCTAGAATGCCTGAG GAGTAACTTCATATATGGCTCATATTTAAGTAAGGAAGAAATCGCGTTTTCTGATCCTACTCCTGATGGAAAGCTGTTTGCAACGCAGTACTTTGGTACAAGCCAATTCCTGGTATATAATTTTCTCAGTGGACAACAACCTGCTTAA
- the ESCO1 gene encoding N-acetyltransferase ESCO1 isoform X3: protein MLSLDANVRNVFFTDQYISSTETELIYKTVPVKMAAQKRKSMLVEPPAKRRKLDKNNKSVTTSKERKLLDAKHVSNKKTVLKKEMHKVCTKTNRSAVNKSIHRSSRPSSQTKRAQKHPKQTLNELKKKTCKTVCGKRTSLKSLGKLSSTKTSLKTSKTKHAKYLNSTKTRICSRGKGKPSAVKSKTSHESKKQKKSSAETKKCPTEAACNRYSALRIKSTHKNLCSETKLKNSKKDTTKTSKYLKSSNVNLEVLNSKNLCAKKSAPQNPEPTRAKTFGDKKTFDSDQEKISTRSMGTNSNKSAVRIRQEQLHFTKTKAVSRKEMVQEFSKSRHTVSHDERQTRKSPRLLQSPIVPTKSLRSRKIKEGPVPTTKQCIQMKKQVPCIKKEKVEYFQQKMEEKPLKNDDCKNLGREITSFEKIDSLKDNKHEDFKSNDLTASQDTLRESRNNLDCVLQESRIEPANTISCSMTSTCSIISKEKKTVPRNGKLSVKAKRVLPAPLNLKPAYQPEEVMKSKKISILELCEEIAGEIESDTVEVKRDSPNAEYGKEEERDTVVELPQPVISTDEETKQNSQCKRFFPSKKGMPVKCTVNGRHSIANKNSKWTKIKLTKVNHVNQTLSNSSNTSKHSFLKSTVPEGQQAGAVEIHLPESQRKLIQSQNNGNTTYDQKSNTACFEGIQTKDRMSHVEEPTIQAIENGLFETKHCSEPTADESFNLHLDSSPENTPMKIITAQPPVKQVKKDTAEIKSQGPAPKQLVRTLFANKIPEMNESRAGSPKISLASKCGGFLSPEEHIQKLREAAKDSDKQLIIDAGQKRFGAISCNVCGMLYTASNPEDETQHLLFHNQFISAVKYVGWKKERILAEYPDGKMIMVLPDDPKYALRKGYRVIEEKIPEVSSENEKVTFERQKAWCCSTSPEPAICGISRIWVFSMMRRKKIASRMLECLRSNFIYGSYLSKEEIAFSDPTPDGKLFATQYFGTSQFLVYNFLSGQQPA, encoded by the exons ATGCTCTCCTTGGATGCAAATGTAAGGAATGTGTTTTTCACAGATCAGTACATTTCTTCTACTGAGACAGAGCTCATTTATAAAACAGTACCTGTGA AAATGGCAGCACAAAAAAGAAAATCTATGCTAGTAGAACCCCCTGCTAAGCGTCGGAAACTGGATAAGAATAATAAATCAGTAACAACtagcaaagaaagaaaattgcttGATGCCAAACATGTATCAAATAAAAAGACAGTCCTGAAGAAAGAAATGCACAAAGTCTGTACCAAAACTAACAGGTCAGCTGTCAATAAATCCATACATAGATCGTCTAGACCATCTTCCCAAACTAAGCGAGCACAAAAACACCCCAAGCAGACTTTAAATGAATTAAAGAAGAAAACCTGTAAAACAGTATGTGGGAAAAGAACATCCTTGAAGTCTTTAGGTAAATTATCTTCTACAAAAACGTCCTTGAAAActtccaaaacaaaacatgcaaaatatCTGAACTCTACAAAGACCAGGATCTGTTCTAGAGGGAAAGGAAAACCCAGTGCTGTCAAAAGTAAGACTTCCCATGAAAGCAAGAAGCAAAAGAAGTCATCTGCAGAAACTAAAAAGTGTCCTACTGAAGCTGCATGTAATAGATATTCAGCATTGCGCATTAAATCTACGCATAAGAACCTGTGTTCTGAAACAAAATTGAAAAATTCCAAAAAGGATACAACTAAAACTAGTAAATATCTTAAAAGTAGCAATGTTAACTTAGAGGTTCTGAATTCCAAAAACCTTTGTGCAAAAAAATCAGCCCCTCAAAACCCTGAACCCACACGGGCTAAAACGTTTGGTGACAAAAAAACTTTTGATTCAGATCAGGAAAAAATATCTACAAGGTCAATGGGTACTAATTCTAACAAAAGTGCTGTCAGAATTCGGCAAGAGCAGTTACATTTCACCAAAACTAAGGCAGTATCTCGGAAGGAGATGGTACAGGAGTTTTCTAAGTCACGTCATACTGTTTCACATGATGAACGTCAAACTAGAAAGTCACCAAGATTGCTGCAATCACCTATTGTACCTACAAAATCCCTGCGTAGTAGAAAAATTAAAGAAGGACCTGTTCCTACTACAAAACAATGCATCCAGATGAAAAAACAGGTTCCatgtattaaaaaagaaaaggtggaatattTCCAGCAGAAAATGGAAGAGAAGCCCCTGAAAAATGATGATTGTAAAAACTTAGGAAGAGAAATAACAAGTTTTGAGAAAATTGATTCTTTGAAAGACAATAAACATGAAGATTTTAAAAGTAATGATTTGACTGCTTCTCAAGACACTCTAAGAGAATCAAGAAATAATCTTGATTGCGTTCTTCAAGAATCTAGGATTGAACCTGCCAACACAATTTCCTGCTCTATGACATCAACTTGCAGTATAATAAGTAAGGAAAAGAAGACTGTGCCCCGAAATGGAAAACTCAGTGTAAAAGCCAAGAGAGTTTTGCCGGCCCCATTGAATCTAAAACCTGCTTATCAGCCAGAGGAGGTGATGAAGTCCAAAAAGATTAGCATTCTTGAGCTATGTGAGGAAATTGCAGGTGAGATTGAGTCAGACACAGTGGAGGTAAAAAGAGATTCTCCTAATGCtgaatatggaaaggaggaagaaagagataCAGTGGTAGAGTTGCCACAGCCTGTAATATCTACTGATGAGGAAACTAAACAGAACTCCCAATGTAAGCGATTTTTTCCTAGCAAAAAAGGAATGCCTGTAAAATGTACTGTGAATGGCAGACATAGCATTGCAAACAAAAACTCTAAATGGACCAAAATAAAATTAACGAAGGTTAATCATGTGAATCAAACTCTTTCaaattcttcaaatacttcaaaacatAGTTTTTTAAAGAGCACTGTTCCAGAGGGACAGCAAGCAGGAGCTGTGGAAATACACCTTCCAGAAAGCCAAAGGAAATTGATACAATCACAAAACAATGGTAACACAACATATGATCAGAAGTCGAATACTGCTTGCTTTGAAGGAATCCAAACTAAAGATAGGATGTCACATGTTGAAGAGCCCACTATACAGGCTATAGAAAATGGTTTGTTTGAGACCAAGCATTGTTCTGAACCAACAGCAGATGAG AGCTTCAACTTACATTTGGACTCAAGTCCAGAAAATACACCAATGAAAATAATTACAGCACAGCCACCAGTGAAGCAAGTAAAAAAAGATACTGCAGAAATCAAATCTCAAG GTCCAGCTCCCAAACAGTTGGTTCGAACTTTATTTGCAAATAAAATCCCTGAGATGAATGAGAGCAG GGCAGGTTCGCCAAAGATTTCATTAGCATCAAAGTGTGGTGGCTTCCTTTCACCTGAAGAACATATTCAAAAATTAAGAGAAGCAGCAAAAGATAGTGATAAGCAGCTAATCATA GATGCAGGACAAAAACGATTTGGAGCCATTTCATGCAATGTTTGTGGGATGCTTTACACAGCTTCAAATCCTGAGGATGAAACTCAGCATCTGCTCTTTCACAACCAGTTTATAAGTGCTGTAAAATATGTG ggctggaaaaaagagagaattttGGCTGAGTATCCTGATGGCAAGATGATAATGGTACTTCCCGATGATCCAAAATATGCGCTAAGAAAG GGGTATAGAGTTATTGAAGAAAAGATTCCAGAAGTTAGTTCAGAAAATGAGAAAGTCACGTTTGAAAGGCAAAAAGCTTGGTGCTGCTCAACATCTCCTGAGCCTGCTATCTGTGGCATTAGTCGCATCTGGGTGTTCAGCATGATGCGACGGAAGAAAATTGCTTCTCGGATGCTAGAATGCCTGAG GAGTAACTTCATATATGGCTCATATTTAAGTAAGGAAGAAATCGCGTTTTCTGATCCTACTCCTGATGGAAAGCTGTTTGCAACGCAGTACTTTGGTACAAGCCAATTCCTGGTATATAATTTTCTCAGTGGACAACAACCTGCTTAA
- the ESCO1 gene encoding N-acetyltransferase ESCO1 isoform X2 — protein sequence MAAQKRKSMLVEPPAKRRKLDKNNKSVTTSKERKLLDAKHVSNKKTVLKKEMHKVCTKTNRSAVNKSIHRSSRPSSQTKRAQKHPKQTLNELKKKTCKTVCGKRTSLKSLGKLSSTKTSLKTSKTKHAKYLNSTKTRICSRGKGKPSAVKSKTSHESKKQKKSSAETKKCPTEAACNRYSALRIKSTHKNLCSETKLKNSKKDTTKTSKYLKSSNVNLEVLNSKNLCAKKSAPQNPEPTRAKTFGDKKTFDSDQEKISTRSMGTNSNKSAVRIRQEQLHFTKTKAVSRKEMVQEFSKSRHTVSHDERQTRKSPRLLQSPIVPTKSLRSRKIKEGPVPTTKQCIQMKKQVPCIKKEKVEYFQQKMEEKPLKNDDCKNLGREITSFEKIDSLKDNKHEDFKSNDLTASQDTLRESRNNLDCVLQESRIEPANTISCSMTSTCSIISKEKKTVPRNGKLSVKAKRVLPAPLNLKPAYQPEEVMKSKKISILELCEEIAGEIESDTVEVKRDSPNAEYGKEEERDTVVELPQPVISTDEETKQNSQCKRFFPSKKGMPVKCTVNGRHSIANKNSKWTKIKLTKVNHVNQTLSNSSNTSKHSFLKSTVPEGQQAGAVEIHLPESQRKLIQSQNNGNTTYDQKSNTACFEGIQTKDRMSHVEEPTIQAIENGLFETKHCSEPTADESFNLHLDSSPENTPMKIITAQPPVKQVKKDTAEIKSQGPAPKQLVRTLFANKIPEMNESRAGSPKISLASKCGGFLSPEEHIQKLREAAKDSDKQLIIDAGQKRFGAISCNVCGMLYTASNPEDETQHLLFHNQFISAVKYVGWKKERILAEYPDGKMIMVLPDDPKYALRKVDEIREMVDNDLGFQQAPLTCSRTKTLLFISNDKKVTGCLIAEHIQWGYRVIEEKIPEVSSENEKVTFERQKAWCCSTSPEPAICGISRIWVFSMMRRKKIASRMLECLRSNFIYGSYLSKEEIAFSDPTPDGKLFATQYFGTSQFLVYNFLSGQQPA from the exons ATGGCAGCACAAAAAAGAAAATCTATGCTAGTAGAACCCCCTGCTAAGCGTCGGAAACTGGATAAGAATAATAAATCAGTAACAACtagcaaagaaagaaaattgcttGATGCCAAACATGTATCAAATAAAAAGACAGTCCTGAAGAAAGAAATGCACAAAGTCTGTACCAAAACTAACAGGTCAGCTGTCAATAAATCCATACATAGATCGTCTAGACCATCTTCCCAAACTAAGCGAGCACAAAAACACCCCAAGCAGACTTTAAATGAATTAAAGAAGAAAACCTGTAAAACAGTATGTGGGAAAAGAACATCCTTGAAGTCTTTAGGTAAATTATCTTCTACAAAAACGTCCTTGAAAActtccaaaacaaaacatgcaaaatatCTGAACTCTACAAAGACCAGGATCTGTTCTAGAGGGAAAGGAAAACCCAGTGCTGTCAAAAGTAAGACTTCCCATGAAAGCAAGAAGCAAAAGAAGTCATCTGCAGAAACTAAAAAGTGTCCTACTGAAGCTGCATGTAATAGATATTCAGCATTGCGCATTAAATCTACGCATAAGAACCTGTGTTCTGAAACAAAATTGAAAAATTCCAAAAAGGATACAACTAAAACTAGTAAATATCTTAAAAGTAGCAATGTTAACTTAGAGGTTCTGAATTCCAAAAACCTTTGTGCAAAAAAATCAGCCCCTCAAAACCCTGAACCCACACGGGCTAAAACGTTTGGTGACAAAAAAACTTTTGATTCAGATCAGGAAAAAATATCTACAAGGTCAATGGGTACTAATTCTAACAAAAGTGCTGTCAGAATTCGGCAAGAGCAGTTACATTTCACCAAAACTAAGGCAGTATCTCGGAAGGAGATGGTACAGGAGTTTTCTAAGTCACGTCATACTGTTTCACATGATGAACGTCAAACTAGAAAGTCACCAAGATTGCTGCAATCACCTATTGTACCTACAAAATCCCTGCGTAGTAGAAAAATTAAAGAAGGACCTGTTCCTACTACAAAACAATGCATCCAGATGAAAAAACAGGTTCCatgtattaaaaaagaaaaggtggaatattTCCAGCAGAAAATGGAAGAGAAGCCCCTGAAAAATGATGATTGTAAAAACTTAGGAAGAGAAATAACAAGTTTTGAGAAAATTGATTCTTTGAAAGACAATAAACATGAAGATTTTAAAAGTAATGATTTGACTGCTTCTCAAGACACTCTAAGAGAATCAAGAAATAATCTTGATTGCGTTCTTCAAGAATCTAGGATTGAACCTGCCAACACAATTTCCTGCTCTATGACATCAACTTGCAGTATAATAAGTAAGGAAAAGAAGACTGTGCCCCGAAATGGAAAACTCAGTGTAAAAGCCAAGAGAGTTTTGCCGGCCCCATTGAATCTAAAACCTGCTTATCAGCCAGAGGAGGTGATGAAGTCCAAAAAGATTAGCATTCTTGAGCTATGTGAGGAAATTGCAGGTGAGATTGAGTCAGACACAGTGGAGGTAAAAAGAGATTCTCCTAATGCtgaatatggaaaggaggaagaaagagataCAGTGGTAGAGTTGCCACAGCCTGTAATATCTACTGATGAGGAAACTAAACAGAACTCCCAATGTAAGCGATTTTTTCCTAGCAAAAAAGGAATGCCTGTAAAATGTACTGTGAATGGCAGACATAGCATTGCAAACAAAAACTCTAAATGGACCAAAATAAAATTAACGAAGGTTAATCATGTGAATCAAACTCTTTCaaattcttcaaatacttcaaaacatAGTTTTTTAAAGAGCACTGTTCCAGAGGGACAGCAAGCAGGAGCTGTGGAAATACACCTTCCAGAAAGCCAAAGGAAATTGATACAATCACAAAACAATGGTAACACAACATATGATCAGAAGTCGAATACTGCTTGCTTTGAAGGAATCCAAACTAAAGATAGGATGTCACATGTTGAAGAGCCCACTATACAGGCTATAGAAAATGGTTTGTTTGAGACCAAGCATTGTTCTGAACCAACAGCAGATGAG AGCTTCAACTTACATTTGGACTCAAGTCCAGAAAATACACCAATGAAAATAATTACAGCACAGCCACCAGTGAAGCAAGTAAAAAAAGATACTGCAGAAATCAAATCTCAAG GTCCAGCTCCCAAACAGTTGGTTCGAACTTTATTTGCAAATAAAATCCCTGAGATGAATGAGAGCAG GGCAGGTTCGCCAAAGATTTCATTAGCATCAAAGTGTGGTGGCTTCCTTTCACCTGAAGAACATATTCAAAAATTAAGAGAAGCAGCAAAAGATAGTGATAAGCAGCTAATCATA GATGCAGGACAAAAACGATTTGGAGCCATTTCATGCAATGTTTGTGGGATGCTTTACACAGCTTCAAATCCTGAGGATGAAACTCAGCATCTGCTCTTTCACAACCAGTTTATAAGTGCTGTAAAATATGTG ggctggaaaaaagagagaattttGGCTGAGTATCCTGATGGCAAGATGATAATGGTACTTCCCGATGATCCAAAATATGCGCTAAGAAAG GTTGATGAGATCAGAGAGATGGTAGATAATGACCTGGGATTTCAACAAGCTCCTCTTACATGCTCCAGAACTAAgacactattatttatttctaatgaTAAAAAAGTAACTGGCTGCTTAATTGCAGAACATATTCAGTGG GGGTATAGAGTTATTGAAGAAAAGATTCCAGAAGTTAGTTCAGAAAATGAGAAAGTCACGTTTGAAAGGCAAAAAGCTTGGTGCTGCTCAACATCTCCTGAGCCTGCTATCTGTGGCATTAGTCGCATCTGGGTGTTCAGCATGATGCGACGGAAGAAAATTGCTTCTCGGATGCTAGAATGCCTGAG GAGTAACTTCATATATGGCTCATATTTAAGTAAGGAAGAAATCGCGTTTTCTGATCCTACTCCTGATGGAAAGCTGTTTGCAACGCAGTACTTTGGTACAAGCCAATTCCTGGTATATAATTTTCTCAGTGGACAACAACCTGCTTAA